Proteins found in one Plasmodium coatneyi strain Hackeri chromosome 10, complete sequence genomic segment:
- a CDS encoding Rhoptry-associated protein 2 produces the protein MKVIILISFLVTLFFKNGVDGHTCMKELYNINFKDLSVTSMVLDHTSSRASLGSWVYFFFSHFSNPTDAIKYVEDINIYALDNKDMTCFIRAFTIYLIHNYAKDIKSMSNTDNYETFFKNLLKDVNPEINGDFLSLFMSPTLLGQIDAIVLNEQDVNNLKNDVNIFKKQISKVDRKTHATYNTNPLSAFAYYDVRNFRKAYLVKENPSINMSEIYAARDINFLAYLGVSDMYYNSDLTQPARGTSMVISKRKRLGLRKRSSSLVLLGPQNHNPIFGFCEKDGNEDYFGYVDDLLPSFFSVMKAKMIYGHKRFLREFDYSLIHKTYKMPNLKGLRLLKSLFRRKNLENFVDMYSNLMSIELDFLTEDFAELFGITMNCNMRDHFDRAIVNYHAIKERGMES, from the coding sequence ATGAAAGTGATAATTCTGATTTCCTTCCTGgtgaccctttttttcaagaaTGGTGTGGATGGACATACTTGCATGAAAGAATTGTACAACATTAATTTTAAGGATCTTTCAGTTACGTCCATGGTTTTGGATCATACAAGTTCACGTGCAAGTTTAGGAAGCTGggtttatttcttcttcagtcATTTTTCTAACCCTACTGATGCAATAAAATATGTAGAagatataaatatatacgctTTAGATAATAAGGACATGACATGTTTTATCAGAGCTTTCACTATATATTTAATTCATAACTATGCGAAGGATATAAAATCTATGTCAAATACAGACAACTATGAGacctttttcaaaaatttattaaaagatGTGAACCCAGAAATAAATGGTGATTTTCTTTCTCTATTCATGAGTCCAACGCTTTTGGGACAAATTGATGCCATAGTACTTAATGAACAGGATGTTAATAATTTGAAGAAtgatgtaaatatttttaaaaaacaaatttccAAAGTTGATAGAAAAACACATGCAACTTACAACACTAATCCTCTTTCAGCTTTCGCTTATTATGATGTCAGGAACTTTAGAAAAGCTTATTTAGTAAAAGAAAACCCTTCTATTAATATGTCTGAAATATATGCAGCGCGTGATATAAACTTTTTGGCTTATCTTGGTGTTTCCGATATGTACTACAATTCTGATTTAACCCAGCCTGCTAGAGGTACTTCCATGGTTAttagcaaaagaaaaagactaGGATTAAGAAAACGTAGTAGTTCACTTGTTTTATTGGGACCACAGAATCATAACCCTATCTTTGGCTTTTGTGAAAAAGATGGAAATGAAGATTACTTTGGATATGTAGATGATTTGTtaccctccttcttttcagtTATGAAAGCGAAAATGATTTATGGACACAAAAGATTTCTAAGGGAATTTGACTATTCATTAATACATAAAACTTATAAAATGCCAAACCTGAAAGGTTTACGACTTTTGAAAAGTTTGTTCAGGAGAAAGAACTTAGAAAACTTTGTAGACATGTATAGTAACCTCATGTCCATAGAATTGGATTTTTTAACAGAAGATTTCGCGGAACTGTTTGGTATTACTATGAACTGTAACATGCGTGATCATTTCGATCGTGCAATAGTTAACTACCACGCGATTAAGGAGAGGGGTATGGAATcctaa
- a CDS encoding PST-A protein, which produces MINFFNKDGLLLRSYGWVVRNAVGLIVLIHGLNSHTRFSFLRHNVEIVNNDKAILKDGNNFYVYKDSWVEYFNKHGYSVFGLDLQGHGLSDGWDNLKANVKEFDDFAYDVMQYIRNIQDSINGSNGDDMGDSLPFREDQICERKPLPTYLVGISMGGSIALRMLQILGKSHNRREGTGLHISGCISISPMITVKKLPSRNSFLFQHVYLLLCKCIADWFPTVRLINKYLYKKYPYVKYFIEYDKNRSKGGITCRFGYELLRTIDNLDNDIKHMPKDVPVLIIHSKKDILCCYGGSL; this is translated from the coding sequence atgattaatttttttaataaagaTGGGTTGTTATTACGATCATACGGATGGGTAGTAAGGAATGCGGTAGGCCTCATTGTATTAATCCATGGATTAAATTCACACACGaggttttcatttttgaggCATAACGTTGAAATTGTAAATAACGATAAAGCTATATTAAAAgatggaaataatttttacgttTATAAAGACAGCTGGGtagaatattttaataaacatGGGTATTCCGTTTTTGGATTAGATTTACAAGGTCATGGACTGTCCGACGGGTGGGACAATTTAAAAGCTAACGTAAAAGAGTTTGATGATTTCGCCTATGATGTAATGCAGTATATTAGGAACATTCAGGATAGCATAAATGGTTCAAATGGTGATGATATGGGTGATAGTTTGCCATTTCGGGAGGATCAAATATGTGAGAGGAAACCTCTTCCCACTTACCTAGTAGGTATATCTATGGGGGGAAGTATCGCTTTAAGGATGCTACAAATATTAGGGAAGTCGCATAATAGAAGAGAAGGTACGGGACTACACATCAGCGGGTGCATTTCCATCTCTCCGATGATAACGGTTAAAAAGCTACCATCGAGAAATTCGTTCCTATTTCAGCACGTTTATCTCCTATTGTGCAAGTGCATTGCTGATTGGTTTCCAACGGTGAGACTTATTAACAAGTATCTATATAAGAAGTATCCGTAtgttaaatattttattgaGTATGATAAAAATCGATCTAAAGGGGGAATCACATGCAGATTTGGCTATGAGCTTTTAAGAACAATTGATAACTTGGACAATGACATAAAACACATGCCTAAAGATGTTCCTGTGCTGATTATTCATTCTAAGAAGGACATTTTGTGCTGCTATGGCGGATCCCTATAG